Below is a genomic region from Castanea sativa cultivar Marrone di Chiusa Pesio chromosome 2, ASM4071231v1.
CTTTTGTTCTTGTTATTATGCTGTTgtgtgttcttatttttttttaattattaacacatattttttcttttgttaaattaaaaaaatcaatattttaaattataatatgaagTGGCATGCTGcagtaaaattttaataaaattttaatttttccgtTAGCCACTTTTGTTGTTTCCGGTTGTTGACTAATAGAAATGACTAAAATCatacgcgttaattggtttagggattaaaagtggagaaataaaaatataaggagcaaaatagaaaaaagccaaaatataggaactaaaagtgtatttacgcctatattgtttctaaaaaaaaaaagtcttgaattttttttttctaatataagtAATGGATTTATTTAAATCTACTTTCTCTTCAAAACATATAGATGATGAACCGTTTGTAAGGAGAACTAGATATAAATTCTAACCTCATATTGCATTACTTACAAAATATCTCgccttatataataatttaatataaattgcATTATGcttccttgaaaaaaaaacttacaaaatttaaaagactttcaaataacaaatctAGATAGTTTAatttacacaaaataatatattatgccaactatattttgttagaaaataatcacgctatttttagaagaatttgTGACTAGCACTTAGTTCttctaaatttaatttattattttcatttttcactaaaccaaaaaaaaaaaaaaaaaatcaaatcatcgtCACATATGTCTGCCACTGGTAATCTTTTAAAAGTCGGCACAAAATCAGAAAAGCTATTTCCAAACTCCCAGTAAATGCAGATACATCACAGCAAGCAGCAACAACATCATGGCTTTGCTTCCGTTCATGATTAGCACAGAATTCATCAGAACACGTGAATGATGTCATAGGAAAATCTTCTTATGTCAAGGAAAGTAGtaagaaatataatataataaaaaactgaCCAAAAAAATGAGAAACATGTAGAAAACCCCCCACGCTATCACTTTGTTTCAAAGGCAATAATAGAAATAACGAATAAAGGGTGCTCTCCTGATGCAGTGAGCTATACGAATGTAGTGTCACGGTTGTGCAAGTTCAAGCATGGTAAGGTGAAGGAAGCGAGGAATCTCTTCTTATTAGGATTGAACCCAACACGGCAGTGTATAATGCATTGATAAATGGGGTTTGCAGAGAATACAAGTTTGAGGACGCATTTGGGTTGTTATCTGAGACGGTGGATAAGGAGTTGATGCTAATGTCATCACATACACGCAGTTGCGgttcagaaatttttttcaagacttaaattaaacaaaatttaatagaaaaaaaacttaaatattttGACTTCACATAAGAAAAAAACCAagcacaaatacataaaattcaaGTTTAAATCGATACAATATTCCACTAATTTCTTTTCTAGGGAAATTATGGCCAAGAGGTTGAAAAAAGCCTTTTTGtaaatatactatttttatttcatcatGATCATTAATATGAAAAGATAACGACATTTTTTCATAGTCTAGGATCTAAAAGAAGATTATTCAAGTCAATGTGAATTTGTTTAGAAAATGAATCTTGCAATATAAGTGATATCCTTATAAGAAAGTAGGTGGTTGTATGAGGCTAAGCTTTTGAACACATTGAttacacacaaaacaaaattcCCTTTCATCACATTAATAAAGAAAACTTCTTATTCTTTATATAGGACCACAAAGTGGTTGAAAATCAGTGAAATCAGTAACACATAGCTACAATAGTATTCTAGTAAGCTTTAGACAAATGAGATTTGGCAATACGACCATCAGCTCCCTTTGGATAGAAACCCCCAGGTTTGCGCTCATCGCCACTCCCATATACAATCCTCAATATCTCCTCGGGAGTTCTGTCATATGCAACTGAGTATTTGTCCCCAGCAAGCACATTGCCTGTAATTAATCCCTCAGCGCCCTCATCCTTAGGAACCACAAGGCCTTCATCTTTTACACCTGCATTTCCTAGCTTATCCCTGAGCTGTGAAAAGCGGCTTGTAAACTCTGCAACAGTTTTCCCATATGGTCTAACCTTGATATTTTTGTACTTATATAGCAATGCACGAATAACTGCATCTTGGCCTGATTCCACACCCAAAAGGCCAGCAACAAGCTGAACATTCACACGCAagaatcattattattatatagcaTTATTGGTCAATAATGAGTTAAATGCACGAAAAAGTTCAACAAAATACGGTAATCTCTCTTTGTTgcatttttttcccccaaaataTGGAATGATAAATAGGCTTTAGTATGATTGtgtttgtacataaaaaaattactagttctactatttaaagaaaatatgcagTGACAATATTTTAATGGATGACGTAAATATATGAGGCTTCATAGAGATTCttcattgaatttaaaaaaaaagataggacAAATAACGTGGAAAAATGTTAGATTTTAAAAGCTTACGTggtaaaattaaatgaaattaataGAAAGTCAaaagattttcattttatattatatataaagtacTACCAATCTTATTGCAAAAACTGTATAAACTAACTAAAGGAACTGTAAATATGATTGGTACTACTTCAAAaacatgataaataaatatttaaattactttttttgctgtaattattaacatatcaatttataaagtttatatagtaaaatttttattatcttaAACATCACTCATTTGTAACATTCAttcttttcaagaaaaaaaaaatatggataaaGTTGATTGTCAAATTTGAGGCTTACCCTCTTAGACCTAGGATCTTGGAGTTTGGCGCTTGCTCCAACATACCCCGTGAGCCCAACATAGGGAATAAGATAGGATGCAAGGAGAAAGTTAAGGCCATTTCTGTAAGGGTCAAAACGGGGGACCAATTTTGTTTCAAATGCGCTATCCACCACCTTAGCAAATGATTCAGCACTCAAATTCAACAATGGCCTTGGGAATCCTTTGACTGTACTTTGAATTGCCCTGCATCAAGAAAGTATGTATCGCCATTAGCACTTTGGTAGGGATGCAATAATTGCTACAAAACCGATTTAAAAGAATGTAAAATGATGAAATATTACTTATTTTATGACAAAAGTTTACAAACTGAAGTGACAATGTCAAAAACTATGATATATTTAACATTagtatgaaagaaaataaatattagacATAGAACCTTAGGTGTCCAACTTCTTGGAGAGCAAACTGCTTAATGACATCTCTAGTAAAGGGTCCTAGATTTGCACGTTTACCGCCGATGGGTGTTGGACCTCCCAAGGTTAAATTTGGTGCAAATTTATCCAGGCCATAACCCAAAGCGCCATACAAGAAGAATTCAGCTTCAAGGTACTCTAAGTTTAGAGGAAATTCCAAAAGATCAACATCAACCTCTGGGAGTGAGGAATTAGATTTTGTGATTTCAGAAGAATAAGATTTTGGAAGGTGGAAGAGGTTAAGTAATGCAATTGTAGTGACAATGGAAGCAGCTAGAGACATCATGTCTTGACTTCTATCTTTGCAAGTGATGTGTGTTTGATTGACCCTATAATTTGTCAGTCTTATATATAGAGTTTCTAGTTGGCACAGGATTGGTATGGTTTCATTGGTGAATCTTATTAAAATTGGTGAGCTGATAAAGGCAATACACTTTAagtaaatttgatttttgggtaatTATATCAAAGGAAATTGCTTTaagaattataattataattttgaattatttcttgtcATGAAAATGTCCCAAAATCATGCTTGGATACATAATTatcatttataatatttcttaTCATGAAAATGTCCCAAAATTACTTCTGGATATATTTTCAATCATATAAAGGATCCTTATCGGTGTTGATATGGGATAAATGAAAAGGTAAAAACATAACTAAAATCTTGCACCTTTGTCAAAAACAGACAAAGCAAGAATGACAATCATgattatagaaaaagaaaagaaaaagctgaaataagaaagaaagaaataaaggaaaggCAATTAGGAAGAACGAGGATagatcaaaattcatatttgttccctttcaatttacaattattttttccccATATTGTCTGATTGTATTTTTGTTGGATAAGTCTCATATTAAtctaatattttcatattttcaagACCTTACTATAAGGAGAAAAGATATggtctaacaatttttttttttaaaagaatgacaaaatttagctacaaaattttgagaattctaccattggattacatcttctttttatattctctatgctagcaaaatttcaagaaaattaaaaatcaatagctatgccagcaataaattattttaattattagtttttgtagtttaaaattatgcataaaatattagtttataaTCATATactaaataatatctaattgacatAAAagttgacatgtgtattaagagtgtaaagaacatgcaattcaacggttataatttcaaaatatctagtaatatttattttattgagtaatgttgtagccttagactacaaccaattttgtagctaaactttgtccaacaaattatcataaaaattgggttttttttttattatataaaattggtGAGACCTGGTTTGGGTTTTAATATCTGCttacatcaaaaactgattgatgttttggtttgaatctttctcaaaaaataagatAAGGATATTTCGACCAGGAAAATTTTCTAACTCCTTTTTCCCGTCATGTTGGCAATGCCCTTTGGGTTCCTTAGATCCTTCAAGCTTGAATCATCCTTTGGGCCAAATATACCCTTCAAGATCGATACACCCATCGGGACAAATATACCCTTCGAGATCAATATACTCGTCGAGCCAAATATACCCTTCGGAATCAATATACTCGTTGGGACAAATATACCCTTTGGGATCAATACACCTGttgggacaaatataatttttgagaTCAATATACATGTCGGGCCAAATATACCCTTCTAGATTAATATACCCTTTGAGACAAATATACCTTTTAGgattgttgatgcccattttctGAACCCGTAACCAAAAAATACATACAGaggaaagcccaatgaaaagcaAGGCCCAAAGACCCACCAAGAAGATCGAAAAGCAAGAAAGGTCAAAAGAAAGAAGTGCAAAGGAAAGCAATCTATAGCAAAATGCATATCTGTAGAAAATTACAAATCTACAGCAAAATACAGATCTATCGCAGAATACAGTTCTTCATTAGAATAACTTCGGCAGATGAAGATAAATTGGGCCTAAGACCCTTTTGATCCATTCAACACTATTTGGCCCACAAAGGCCCAAATCCTTTTACATAAAAAAGATAGGCGTGAAAACTAATATGAAGAAGCACGATGAAAAGAAACAGGGAACAACAGGAAGTGTCAGCAGCAGGAATCacatgaaggaaagaaaagccaAACCAAAGGAAATGATAAACGTAGCAGGAAATacatgaagaaataagacaaaaaacacaCCATAAAACGAAACAGAACTAATTTGCTACGGTAGAAACGACGTGGGAacgaaagaagacaaaaacagaAGATAGTGGAGCAAGCATTGAAGGGCCGGAGCATCACTAACCAGTACGTagccaatacaagggaggtgggcTCACGGTCAAAGAGATTCAtagggtgtggtttggtggcGGGGGGAAAAGGGGGTCTATATTAGGTTTCCTGCCATGACTTCTTTTGGGAATATACCTTGCTGGGATGGTATCTTATCCAAAAGAAGTAATAGATGGTTGAAACCATCTaatgcatgccatagagctaGGTAGTGAGGTAGCCCAATCCTTATCCATTCAAATCTAGAGATAGAGGTATAcaacaagaacaaacaaaaggaaattttgTTGTTAAATGAGTAGTGGTGCAGCAAACATGTATTGAGCAATGACAGTGGTCGGGGCAACCAATAGGTTGGTGGGTAGTCCTAAAGGGATGCCCACAACAAATCAAAAATAGTTGGTAAAGCCCTAGGGGTATAAGGGAGAAATCTCATTGAATTAGCTCACTATAAAAGAATGAGGTAGCCATGGATGAAAAAGGGGGAGACCAAATGGGAAAGCACCTAAGGGAAAAGACCCAAGTGTGAAAAACAACCCATGACATGATAGTAGTTAGAAattaagagtaaaaaaaagaacggagagaaagaaagaaagtggtaaaaagaagagagaaaatacgGTAGGAATAGGAGTATGCATCAATGgaccatcttttccctccctcttagcaaacccactctttgaagTCTCCAAAAGTAATAGCTAATAGCCATTTAggcctattctccaaaatgcacaactttgatggcaGAAGCCTATGACAAGGTTGTTCAAGTTGTGGCTTGGGTTCCTTCTTGATTTACTTATTCTATTGGAAGATTCAATACTTGATTtcaattgcaaatatatttaatttctctcattataacttatatatactgtatttagttattttgCTGTAGCATGTTTTTATCACGTTTGCTGCATTAGTTGTCCTGTAGTGATATCTTTACTTTTTGTACTAGTTATTCTGCTGTAGcacatattttattatatttaccgTATTAGCTATTATACTAACTAAACCTTTTCTGTCGaagttttcttctttatttgttattacgTGTTTTACTTTTGACACAAACTAATCATTATCAtgccataagtatatatatacatatatcttgTTTCTCATGTTCTAcagaatatattttatagatGTATATGTGAATACGCATAAGTATATTTAcgaatatatgtatatatttgagaatatgctaaccTATGTAAGCTTACATTTGCttgattggtattttctttgggttttagatttgtttatgtgtAGGAAGTAGAAAAGTATTTCTGCAGTAAAAAATTAAGAGTAGTCATTCACATTATAGAAGGCTTTATTGCACGGCAAAAGACTTTAATGCACGACAGATAGTTTTACTGCACAACAAAAGGTTTTATTGCACAACAGAAGACTTTAATGAATAGCAGAAACCCTTATTGCACAGCAGACGGTGGAAGGCTTTAATGCACAGCATATAGATTTACTGCACAACAAAAGGCTTTACTGCACAGCAGAAGGCTTTACTGCACAGCAAAAAGCTTTATTGCACAGCAGAAAGCTTTATTGTACAGCAAAAAGTTTTATTGCACAGCAAACGGTTTTACTGCACAGCAGACTTGTGGTAGAAATAGAAGAAAAGTTCCTTCTGCGGTAGAACTAGAGGATAAGCCCACTTTGCAGTGTCTTTCCTTGGACTGTGGACTTAATGTTTGTGCACAAATTGGCAGCGACAGAATGGTACTTTGGAGCCCATTCTGCGGAGCGCTAGACCCAACTTCCTTCTTAGAAAAAGCCTAGACTAAGCGTTGTCTAATAACATCAAGACGTGTGTTTAAGGTACAAGAAACGTAAAAGGAGTCCCCGACAGGGATCAATATACCCATCGGGACAAATATACCCTTCGGGATCGATATACCCGCTTGGCCAAATATAACATTCTAGATCAATATGCTCGTTAGGCCAAATACACCGTTCCAGATAAATATACCTGTCGAGACAAATATACCCTTCGAGATCAATATACCCATTGGGCCAAATATACCCTTCGGGATTGATATACCTGTCGGGACAAATATACCCTTTGTAACAAATGTGTCCTTTGGGATAAAACGTTTGCTTCAAGTCTGATGATCACATGACATTGTCTATACCCTCATCCATATTCGTCATCAGTTATGAATCTACCCATTGGGTTAACCAATACTGATGGTGGAATATACTTAGTCCCACCCTATTTGCGTACTCTCCACTCATGATTCCCTATATAGAAAGAACTTGCACACCACGTTCAAGGATCTCTCTACATATTTGGATCCTCCCAATATTAGAAATGAAGCCCCAAGATTTAGGAACATGAACTCCATCTCTTCCCTGCATGAAAATGTCCTACGTTTATGGGATTTTCATCAACTCTACACCACAATATAAACACcaaatattttcttctccaaGGTATGTGAAATTTCCTAACTCTTACACTTTCGAGTTTTTGGAGATTGTTCTATCATTGAATTAACTTTTGGAGGGTTTTTAGCTGGCATTCTACTGGTGCTCTCTATAggttcttcattctttttgttctttaggtACTTCAATCGCCGCTCGTATGGACGATCAACTCATTGACgattttgtgcatcatcatatatatatatatatatatatatatatatatatatatatatatatatatatatatatatatatatatatatatatatatataattggtgAGAAGCCTTAGGCCTTGGGCTAGACCTGAAGTTTATTATACCAATTTTGACTTCTTTGATagatttcaaaaccaaatttcGCATTAGTATGGTtgctatttgtttgtttgtttttttccttttaaatttgtATGATTGTTATTTGGTCCTCCCGTCaaaatacctatatatatatatatatatatatatatatatatatatatatatatatcatatttataccaattttgatttctttaatagatttcaaaaccaaattttgCATTAGTATgattattgtttgtttgtttttttccttctaaatttGTATGATCATTTTTTGGTTCTCCCTTCAAAATACCTATATATCATATTTGTTAGAAATATTCTAAGATATTTTAACTGTATAATAGAATATATTAtcatggttttatttatttatttttatatagagtttcaacctataacaTCCATTCTTGATAATTatgctttttattattagactaaGAAACTAATTAGTTTCTGGTGTAGGCGgaaattgaaccccagatcaCCTATATAACCATTAGAGATTTTAACATGTGTTCGGGATCAAGGACGGACCTAGGTGGGGGCCTAAAGGGGTCCAGACCCCCCctgggcccaaaaaaaaaaatttaacagcttaaattttccaaaaaaaaaaaaaaaaagaatgggacCACCCTTAGTTTTTTGCTCAGGCCCCCCTCCCGCTCAGGTTCCCTCCCAAAATCCATGAGTTCCAAGCCCAGCCGTCTAGCCCAGAGGCTGGAGCCCATGCCATGACCCAtgtaaatccaaaaaaagaaaaagaaaaagaaaagaaaactcagCAGTAAACCTAACGCCTAACGGAGAAAGTGAaagccaaaggaaaaaaaagaaaaaaagaaaggaaacagaACAACAGAGAGATAGTGAGGCTGAGGCGAGAGTGCAAGACAGAGAGATACAGAGGTACGACGACGACGAGACAAAGAGATAGTGAGTGAGCCACTGAGCCCAAACGCCGACGCGACGGTGTGATGCCATCATCATCAGTCATCATGCTTCACGCCGATGCAATGCGACGCGAGACACTGCCGCAGTACCCACCCATGTCGACGCCGGTGTGCCATCATCACGCGAGCCCTCCCCAGCTGTCGCTGCCACTGGTTGCTTGAGGCTTGAGCCTTCACACTTCACAGGTACTTAATCTGTGATCCTTTACTTAAAGAATCAAAACCTAATAAAatgtttgtgatttgtgaatcaACTAATCTGTGCTTGACTACTTATggagtgtttgtgtttttactgATGATGAGATTGTGAATCAACTGATCTGTGCTGCggcttgtgttttttttttttttgattttttttgattttgggctttttggctttgttttgtgactctctctttgtctcttgtattatatatagataagtcATAACTAAGAGAgaatgagatagagagagagaagagtttgTAGAGAATAGAGATTACTTTTgactgtttgtttgtttgtggcACTTTGTTGACTGGTAGTTGGGCATAACAGGGACAAGtcacagacaaaaaaaaaaagttgagtgaagtttttgttagtagtgCTGGGTAGAATAAATAAAGAGTGTCAGTAGTTCCGTAGTGGGATTGGGTTGGTGGGTCAATGtcagaaaaatggagaaaacacaaagacaaagataaa
It encodes:
- the LOC142626452 gene encoding ferritin-like catalase Nec2; this encodes MMSLAASIVTTIALLNLFHLPKSYSSEITKSNSSLPEVDVDLLEFPLNLEYLEAEFFLYGALGYGLDKFAPNLTLGGPTPIGGKRANLGPFTRDVIKQFALQEVGHLRAIQSTVKGFPRPLLNLSAESFAKVVDSAFETKLVPRFDPYRNGLNFLLASYLIPYVGLTGYVGASAKLQDPRSKRLVAGLLGVESGQDAVIRALLYKYKNIKVRPYGKTVAEFTSRFSQLRDKLGNAGVKDEGLVVPKDEGAEGLITGNVLAGDKYSVAYDRTPEEILRIVYGSGDERKPGGFYPKGADGRIAKSHLSKAY